One window of Triticum dicoccoides isolate Atlit2015 ecotype Zavitan chromosome 5A, WEW_v2.0, whole genome shotgun sequence genomic DNA carries:
- the LOC119301029 gene encoding uncharacterized protein LOC119301029, with translation MAAAEPPEHLLLLPSPATASPGPRACRLAHKLLCFLTRHDKKQHHRGPCIIEHHQDQPRCHSGRPSTSCFSSSRLLPCASTLEPRLHDAATSSPSSISSSPPRAKRLQPRPHLHPPPASRAAGPRRRAAVSGRPPPKSRCCLSVQHRRCSIFWRAEGCARCSASPMSRSREEQGRPVQPAR, from the exons ATGGCCGCCGCCGAGCCGCCcgagcacctcctcctcctcccgtcgcCGGCGACCGCGTCACCAGGACCCCGCGCCTGCAGACTCGCGCACAAGCTCCTCTGCTTCCTCACGCGCCACGACAAGAAGCAGCACCACCGGGGCCCTTGCATCATCGAGCACCACCAGGACCAGCCCCGGTGCCACTCCGGCCGCCCGAGCACCTCGTGCTTCTCCTCGTCGCGCCTCCTCCCCTGCGCCTCGACTTT GGAACCGCGCCTCCATGATGCCGCCACCTCGTCCCCGTCGTCCATCAgctcgtcgccgccccgggccaagCGCCTGCAGCCGCGCCCCCACCTTCACCCACCGCCGGCGAGCAGAGCCGCCGGACCGCGTCGCCGCGCTGCCGTTTCAGGCCGTCCTCCGCCCAAGTCCCGCTGCTGCCTTTCTGTCCAGCACCGCCGCTGCTCTATTTTCTGGCGAGCAGAGGGATGCGCTAGATGCAGTGCATCGCCGATGTCCAGATCGAGAGAGGAGCAAGGTCGCCCGGTCCAGCCCGCGCGTTGA